The bacterium genome has a segment encoding these proteins:
- a CDS encoding paraslipin: protein MGIFVGAGLALFVLIVLAQSVRIVPQKQAYIVERLGKYSKTLRAGLHILVPFVDRVAYQHSLKEVALDVPSQTCITRDNIAVEVDGVLYLQVIDPVKASYGIENFRFASTQLAQTTMRSEIGKLELDKTFEEREAINSEIIQAVDKASDPWGVKVTRYEIKNIDPPKTVTDALEKQMRAEREKRATIAESEGLRQSKINIAEADKQEAIMRSEGEKQKQINEAEGYAKEIELIAAATAEGLRKVAQAINEDGGKDAVNLRVAEQYVGEFGKLAKTNNTLIIPSNLSDIAGMVATASKLLEKKES, encoded by the coding sequence ATGGGAATTTTTGTTGGAGCGGGATTAGCTTTATTTGTTTTAATTGTTTTGGCGCAGTCGGTGCGGATTGTGCCGCAGAAGCAAGCCTATATTGTTGAGCGTTTGGGTAAGTACTCTAAGACTCTTAGAGCTGGCTTGCATATTTTGGTACCATTTGTCGATAGAGTGGCGTATCAGCATTCACTTAAAGAAGTGGCTTTGGATGTACCGTCTCAAACCTGTATTACACGAGATAATATTGCTGTCGAAGTGGATGGCGTTTTGTACTTACAAGTGATAGATCCAGTTAAAGCCAGTTATGGCATTGAAAATTTTCGTTTTGCTTCAACTCAGTTGGCGCAAACCACGATGCGTTCAGAAATTGGTAAACTGGAGCTGGATAAAACCTTTGAAGAGCGTGAAGCCATTAACTCAGAGATTATTCAAGCGGTAGATAAAGCTTCAGATCCTTGGGGCGTAAAAGTAACCCGTTATGAAATTAAAAACATTGATCCCCCTAAAACAGTTACCGATGCTTTGGAAAAACAAATGCGAGCAGAGCGTGAAAAACGAGCGACCATTGCAGAGTCTGAAGGTCTAAGACAGTCTAAAATCAACATTGCTGAAGCCGATAAGCAAGAAGCCATTATGCGTTCAGAAGGGGAAAAGCAAAAGCAGATCAATGAAGCAGAAGGTTACGCTAAAGAAATTGAATTGATTGCAGCAGCTACTGCTGAGGGTTTAAGAAAAGTTGCGCAAGCCATCAATGAAGACGGTGGTAAAGATGCGGTTAATTTAAGAGTGGCTGAACAATATGTTGGAGAGTTTGGTAAGTTGGCCAAAACCAACAATACTCTAATCATTCCATCCAACTTGTCTGATATTGCAGGTATGGTAGCCACAGCATCTAAACTTTTGGAGAAAAAAGAAAGCTAA
- a CDS encoding SpoVR family protein: MANLNVELTKIKENIEALAKSYGLDFCKTIFQMLDYDQLNQVASYGGFPVRYPHWSFGMTYEELSKGYSYGVSKIYELVINNDPCIAYLMKSNSLLDQKLVMAHVYGHADFFKNNQWFSKTNRKMVDEMANHATRIRRYIDKYGFDEVEQFIDVCKSLDNLIDIHLPFKNQGSANFKLPREHLKRNKKDDGVYKQRDIMGYLALNGSLKDWQSEIMMMLREEAYYFAPQAQTKIMNEGWASYWHSKMMTQHILKDAEVIEYADHHAGTMAAAKGQMNPYKLGIELFRDIEDRWNKGKFGKDYEECDSLQEKNNWNKNLGQGRDKIFEVRRVHNDVNFIENFMTMEFCKQHKLFMFAEVHEDKSYAELKEAFDKFKKQFVVQLSSMHGPPIYIVDQNDKSKELVLEHQHEGIDLKQDWAKETLKNIFFCWEKPISLLTVVSEKETRIYYDGKSFEYQQ; this comes from the coding sequence ATGGCCAATCTAAATGTTGAGTTGACCAAAATTAAAGAAAACATTGAAGCCTTAGCAAAATCCTATGGCTTGGATTTTTGCAAAACTATTTTTCAGATGCTTGACTATGATCAGCTTAATCAAGTGGCTTCTTATGGAGGCTTTCCAGTCCGTTATCCACATTGGTCTTTTGGTATGACTTATGAAGAATTATCCAAAGGCTACAGTTATGGGGTCTCTAAAATATATGAATTGGTCATTAACAATGATCCCTGCATTGCATATTTGATGAAATCCAATTCATTGCTTGATCAAAAATTGGTGATGGCACACGTATATGGTCATGCAGATTTTTTTAAAAACAACCAATGGTTCAGTAAAACCAATAGAAAAATGGTTGATGAAATGGCCAATCATGCCACTAGAATCAGACGTTACATTGATAAATATGGCTTTGATGAGGTAGAGCAATTTATTGATGTATGTAAATCATTGGATAATCTTATTGATATTCATTTGCCTTTTAAAAATCAGGGCAGTGCAAACTTTAAATTGCCAAGAGAGCATCTCAAAAGAAACAAAAAAGATGATGGAGTCTATAAGCAAAGAGACATCATGGGCTATCTTGCTTTAAATGGTAGTCTTAAAGACTGGCAAAGTGAAATCATGATGATGTTAAGGGAAGAAGCTTATTATTTTGCACCACAAGCACAAACCAAAATCATGAATGAAGGCTGGGCCAGCTACTGGCATTCAAAAATGATGACTCAGCATATTTTAAAAGATGCAGAAGTGATAGAGTATGCAGATCACCATGCTGGGACCATGGCCGCAGCAAAAGGACAAATGAACCCTTATAAATTAGGAATTGAGCTGTTTAGAGATATTGAAGATAGATGGAATAAAGGCAAGTTTGGTAAGGATTATGAAGAATGTGATTCCTTGCAGGAAAAAAATAATTGGAATAAGAATTTAGGTCAGGGTAGAGACAAAATTTTTGAAGTACGAAGAGTTCACAACGATGTTAATTTTATAGAAAATTTTATGACCATGGAATTTTGCAAGCAGCACAAATTATTTATGTTTGCAGAAGTGCATGAAGATAAAAGTTATGCTGAACTTAAAGAAGCTTTTGATAAATTTAAAAAACAATTTGTTGTTCAGTTAAGCAGCATGCACGGACCACCGATTTATATTGTTGATCAAAATGATAAAAGTAAAGAACTTGTGTTAGAGCATCAACATGAAGGTATAGATTTAAAGCAAGATTGGGCCAAAGAAACCTTAAAAAATATATTTTTCTGTTGGGAGAAGCCTATATCTTTGTTAACGGTAGTCAGTGAAAAAGAAACCAGAATTTATTACGATGGAAAAAGTTTTGAATATCAGCAGTAA
- a CDS encoding NfeD family protein produces MKWTPELIWFFVGLVLLISEIIVPAVLFLFFGLGAWLVAIVCAFGILPNPNHQLLLFSFASVGFLFSLRKWVKNQFTGYTTDEQNADANLEDFVGEHVKVVETIDADQHTGAVEYKGAKWSALSDNDHPVGKVVKIKAIDGIKLIVE; encoded by the coding sequence ATGAAATGGACACCTGAGCTGATTTGGTTTTTTGTGGGTTTGGTTTTATTGATCAGCGAGATTATTGTTCCTGCGGTTTTGTTTTTGTTTTTTGGTTTGGGTGCTTGGCTGGTGGCGATTGTCTGTGCCTTTGGTATTTTGCCTAATCCCAATCACCAGCTTTTATTGTTTTCTTTTGCATCAGTTGGGTTTTTATTTTCTCTGCGCAAATGGGTTAAAAATCAGTTTACCGGTTACACTACAGATGAACAAAATGCCGATGCCAATTTAGAGGACTTTGTGGGTGAACATGTCAAGGTTGTTGAAACCATTGATGCAGATCAACATACAGGCGCAGTTGAATACAAAGGTGCCAAATGGTCAGCGTTATCAGATAACGATCACCCTGTTGGCAAAGTGGTCAAAATCAAAGCCATTGATGGCATAAAACTTATTGTGGAGTAA
- a CDS encoding acetyl-CoA carboxylase biotin carboxyl carrier protein subunit, producing the protein MQRILNYQNQQWSIQLHFDDAQKTCNIDIDGTELNNIQVQKLQHGCMFIHQNNVYTLYLIKQSQQNFELDINGNTVHCTLYNPKQQINQHQANGHDHDTKLMADMPGRVVKILVEEGQEVDLGDPLLVLEAMKMENELKSSTKVTILKIHVQEGDSIDSGQTLIEFEKAS; encoded by the coding sequence ATGCAACGAATACTCAACTATCAAAATCAACAATGGTCCATTCAACTTCATTTTGATGACGCTCAAAAAACCTGCAATATTGACATTGATGGGACTGAACTTAACAATATTCAAGTTCAAAAACTTCAACATGGCTGTATGTTTATTCATCAAAACAACGTTTATACGCTGTATTTAATCAAACAATCCCAACAAAACTTTGAACTGGATATCAACGGCAACACTGTTCACTGCACGCTTTACAATCCCAAACAACAAATAAACCAACACCAAGCCAACGGCCATGATCATGATACCAAACTCATGGCAGACATGCCCGGAAGAGTCGTAAAAATTCTGGTAGAAGAAGGACAAGAGGTAGATCTTGGTGATCCTTTGCTGGTGTTGGAAGCCATGAAAATGGAGAACGAACTTAAAAGTTCTACAAAAGTCACCATCCTTAAAATTCATGTTCAGGAGGGAGACTCTATTGATAGTGGGCAAACCCTCATTGAATTTGAGAAAGCATCCTAA
- a CDS encoding OmpA family protein, which yields MFILKRFLLVLMLFMAHLPAFALDVQRFTPKTDQYEGFTNFGTSTLKAGAFHIALFANRVDDPLEFNRIGSNTQVAPIVAQFYTLNFTPQIGILDWLSLGASIPFNLTTSVRSDIPNFSQQDDYSLGDAQLYLKFRILDNKTSPVGLAFIPRASVPLDNNVQDHFNNLDYRLGGSLATDMWLNSRNYIALNVGGFYRQQDEDVLSILQVSHDLDFGLSYVHHFSEEKTMDVFAEVTGRTELTDPFTSGQKSPVEALLGLRYRMFNNKLTTFLGGGRGITNGFSSPDYRIFAGIQFSHRKDQEKPEPEPVVEEKPKEIPNIAQIYIRVFDENKDPLPATILVRDANGDLVARADDQELRKNLKPADYDVYVEKTGYTYSQKTVTLNKGKRANQSIILGKVKKKGQKIEYLGKILFDFNKASLQQQSYDILDNVVDVLQRHEEVNKVRVEAHTDSKGSEVYNLNLSKARAKSVMDYLVSAGIDPERLISVGLGESQPIDTNDTEEGRANNRRVEFTILESKNNVVRVKR from the coding sequence ATGTTTATTTTGAAGCGATTTTTGCTGGTTTTAATGTTGTTTATGGCTCATCTTCCTGCATTTGCACTTGATGTTCAACGATTTACACCTAAAACCGATCAATATGAAGGTTTTACCAACTTTGGCACGAGCACACTTAAGGCTGGAGCATTTCATATTGCTTTGTTTGCCAATCGTGTTGATGACCCTTTGGAGTTTAATCGTATTGGTTCCAATACACAAGTTGCACCCATTGTTGCACAGTTTTACACGTTAAATTTTACACCACAAATTGGTATCTTAGATTGGCTTAGTCTTGGCGCCAGTATCCCGTTTAATTTAACGACATCCGTTCGTAGTGACATTCCCAACTTTAGTCAGCAAGATGATTATTCTCTGGGAGATGCTCAGCTGTATTTAAAGTTTCGTATACTGGATAACAAAACCAGCCCCGTTGGCTTGGCTTTTATACCCAGAGCCAGCGTGCCTCTGGATAACAATGTACAAGATCATTTTAATAACCTTGATTACCGACTAGGCGGAAGTTTGGCTACAGACATGTGGCTTAACTCTAGGAACTACATTGCCTTAAATGTTGGTGGTTTTTATCGCCAGCAAGATGAAGATGTGCTGAGTATTCTTCAGGTTAGCCATGACCTTGATTTTGGCTTGAGTTATGTCCATCATTTTTCTGAAGAAAAAACAATGGATGTGTTTGCTGAAGTAACCGGTAGAACCGAGCTCACTGATCCTTTTACTTCTGGGCAAAAATCTCCAGTAGAAGCTCTGTTGGGTCTTAGATATAGAATGTTTAACAACAAACTAACAACTTTTTTAGGAGGGGGCCGCGGTATCACCAACGGCTTTTCTTCTCCAGACTATCGCATTTTTGCCGGCATTCAATTCTCACACAGAAAAGATCAAGAAAAACCCGAGCCTGAGCCTGTTGTAGAAGAAAAGCCCAAAGAAATCCCAAATATTGCGCAAATCTACATTAGAGTTTTTGATGAAAACAAAGACCCACTTCCTGCAACCATTCTTGTGCGTGATGCTAATGGAGATCTGGTGGCCAGAGCCGATGACCAAGAGCTGCGTAAAAATTTAAAGCCGGCAGACTATGATGTCTACGTTGAAAAAACCGGCTATACCTACTCTCAAAAAACAGTCACTTTAAATAAGGGCAAACGTGCCAATCAAAGCATTATCCTAGGCAAGGTTAAGAAAAAAGGACAAAAAATAGAGTATTTGGGCAAGATCTTATTTGATTTTAACAAAGCCAGCCTACAACAACAGTCTTACGATATTTTGGATAATGTGGTTGATGTTTTACAAAGACATGAAGAAGTCAATAAAGTTAGAGTAGAAGCGCATACCGACAGTAAGGGCAGTGAAGTCTATAACTTAAATTTATCCAAAGCCCGTGCGAAGTCCGTAATGGACTATTTGGTTTCTGCCGGTATTGATCCAGAACGTTTAATTTCAGTTGGATTGGGTGAAAGCCAACCCATAGATACCAATGACACTGAAGAAGGCCGCGCCAACAATAGACGTGTAGAGTTTACGATACTCGAATCTAAAAACAATGTTGTGCGTGTGAAACGCTAG
- a CDS encoding bacterioferritin has product MENKESIIKVLNEIMEHELAGVVKYTHYSLMIFGHHRIPIVKWLRDQATESLLHANTAGEHITSLGGHPSLKIAPLLETHQHEVNDILKESLEHEQRQLDKYKELLSIVDTQHIALEEYSRTMVRDEQEHINEVQKMLRKPGELD; this is encoded by the coding sequence ATGGAAAACAAAGAATCCATCATTAAAGTTTTAAATGAAATTATGGAACATGAGCTGGCAGGCGTTGTAAAATATACGCATTACTCTCTCATGATTTTTGGTCATCATAGAATACCGATTGTTAAATGGTTAAGAGACCAAGCGACAGAGTCCTTGTTGCATGCAAACACTGCCGGTGAACATATCACCAGTCTGGGAGGCCACCCGTCCTTAAAAATTGCCCCTTTACTTGAAACGCATCAACATGAAGTCAATGATATTCTAAAAGAAAGTTTAGAACATGAACAACGCCAGCTTGATAAGTACAAAGAACTGCTTTCAATTGTTGATACCCAGCATATTGCTTTAGAAGAATATTCTAGAACCATGGTGCGTGATGAACAGGAGCACATCAATGAAGTGCAAAAAATGCTCAGAAAACCAGGTGAACTTGATTAG
- a CDS encoding ATP-grasp domain-containing protein — translation MRGNKTTKLQTQKILVANRGEIALRVIRTCKAMGLKTVAVYSEPDIESLHVRHADEAYCLGPAASSESYLNIDKILACAKDAKATMIHPGYGFLSENATFADACSQNNLIFVGPSSAVMNQMGDKIQARIAAKKAQLPLIEGSEDLKDGSHAFEIAQSVGFPVLLKAKAGGGGKGMRLVETEQDLNSAFDMAQSEAQKAFGNGTMYIEKYLDKPRHIEVQVFGLSNGETLIFGLRDCSVQRRHQKIVEEAGDLGLQTKTQENLHTMAKELCQSLDYQGAGTLEFLVDAQENIYFLEMNTRLQVEHPVTEWVYGVDLVRMQILNALKMDQDFKVPPARGHAIEVRIYAEKPTQNFLPSPGNIDFIQWPSGANVRIDSAIESGHSITSYYDPMIAKISCYGQDRVQAIQQSLLALNELKIAGIDSNTQFLKQILAHPDFISNQVHTQFINDALLQNFNQNNQTASSVELALSAALNCQTQTEILNPTTPDHTPISNWWQSGLESN, via the coding sequence GTGCGTGGAAATAAAACTACAAAACTGCAAACTCAGAAAATCTTGGTAGCCAATAGGGGTGAGATAGCCCTGCGGGTGATACGAACCTGTAAAGCTATGGGGCTAAAAACAGTGGCGGTTTACTCTGAGCCTGACATTGAAAGCCTGCATGTTCGCCATGCCGATGAAGCCTATTGTCTAGGTCCAGCTGCCAGCAGCGAAAGCTACCTTAATATAGATAAAATTTTAGCATGTGCAAAAGATGCCAAGGCAACCATGATTCATCCTGGCTATGGCTTTTTATCTGAAAACGCCACTTTTGCCGATGCTTGTAGCCAGAACAATCTCATTTTTGTAGGTCCTTCCAGCGCCGTGATGAATCAAATGGGAGATAAAATTCAAGCCAGAATTGCTGCCAAGAAAGCTCAACTTCCTCTTATTGAAGGCAGCGAAGACTTAAAAGATGGTTCACATGCCTTTGAGATTGCTCAGAGTGTCGGTTTTCCTGTTTTGCTTAAAGCCAAAGCTGGCGGTGGCGGCAAAGGCATGCGCTTGGTTGAAACTGAACAAGACTTAAATTCTGCCTTTGATATGGCTCAATCTGAAGCGCAAAAAGCGTTTGGCAATGGAACCATGTACATAGAAAAGTACTTGGACAAACCCAGACACATCGAAGTTCAGGTTTTTGGCTTGTCCAACGGTGAAACCCTGATTTTTGGTTTGCGTGACTGCTCAGTGCAACGCCGGCACCAAAAAATTGTTGAAGAGGCTGGAGACCTTGGTCTTCAAACAAAAACTCAAGAAAATCTACACACAATGGCCAAAGAACTGTGCCAATCTCTTGATTATCAGGGAGCGGGCACCTTAGAGTTCTTGGTGGATGCTCAAGAAAACATTTATTTTTTGGAAATGAATACCCGCTTGCAAGTTGAACACCCGGTTACAGAGTGGGTTTATGGGGTAGACTTGGTCCGCATGCAGATTTTAAATGCTTTAAAAATGGATCAAGACTTTAAAGTTCCACCAGCTCGTGGCCATGCCATTGAAGTGAGAATTTATGCTGAAAAGCCCACACAAAACTTTTTACCCAGCCCTGGAAACATTGATTTTATCCAGTGGCCCAGTGGTGCCAATGTCAGAATTGACAGTGCAATTGAAAGCGGCCACAGCATCACATCTTATTATGATCCGATGATTGCTAAAATATCCTGTTATGGCCAAGATCGAGTTCAAGCCATCCAACAAAGTTTACTGGCCCTCAATGAGTTGAAAATAGCTGGTATCGATAGCAATACACAGTTTTTAAAACAAATTTTAGCGCACCCTGATTTTATAAGTAACCAAGTACACACTCAGTTTATCAACGATGCATTGTTACAAAACTTTAACCAAAACAATCAAACCGCCAGCTCAGTTGAACTGGCTTTGAGTGCTGCATTGAATTGTCAAACACAAACAGAAATACTAAATCCAACAACACCGGATCATACGCCAATATCCAACTGGTGGCAGAGCGGATTGGAAAGCAACTAA
- a CDS encoding acyl-CoA carboxylase subunit beta has protein sequence MSNNNPAYEKLKQKNTAALLGGGEDRIKKQHDAGKLTARERIDFLLDDNSFEEIDKFVKHRCDEFGMQDKKIEGDGVICGYGKIDGRTVLVFAQDFTVFGGSLSGANAKKICKVLDLALKIGVPVIGLNDSGGARIQEGVESLGGYADIFLRNTLASGVIPQISAIMGPCAGGAVYSPAITDFNLMVDQSSYMFVTGPDVIKTVTHEEISKEELGGANTHNKKSGVAHFSYPDDQSCLVGIRQLISYLPSNNMEKAPQHANKAPKKSEALDTLIPQEANKPYDMKALINLVVDEDSFYEVHAAYAQNIVVGFARVEGKSIGIVANQPQVLAGCLDIHSSSKAARFIRFCDCFNIPVVSFVDVPGFLPGTQQEFGGIIKHGAKLLYAYAEATVPKITFITRKAYGGAYDVMSSKHIRGDLNYAYPNAEIAVMGADGAVNIIFRNELKQAKDSTQKHKELVEDYKKTFANPYKAAELGFIDEVIYPSQTRAKLIQALDLLKNKRDKNPPKKHGNIPL, from the coding sequence ATGTCTAACAACAACCCTGCATATGAAAAACTCAAACAAAAAAATACTGCTGCCCTCTTGGGTGGTGGTGAAGATCGCATTAAAAAACAACACGACGCTGGAAAACTCACGGCCCGTGAACGCATAGACTTTTTATTGGATGACAACAGCTTTGAAGAAATAGACAAGTTTGTCAAACACCGCTGCGATGAGTTTGGCATGCAGGATAAAAAAATTGAAGGCGATGGGGTTATTTGTGGTTATGGTAAAATTGATGGTCGCACGGTGTTGGTTTTTGCCCAAGATTTCACGGTTTTTGGCGGCTCACTTTCTGGTGCCAATGCCAAAAAAATCTGTAAGGTTTTAGACTTGGCTTTAAAAATTGGCGTCCCCGTTATTGGCCTCAATGACTCAGGCGGTGCCAGAATCCAAGAAGGGGTAGAAAGTCTTGGCGGCTATGCAGATATTTTCTTGCGTAATACTTTAGCCTCTGGCGTGATTCCCCAAATCTCTGCCATCATGGGCCCTTGCGCCGGCGGTGCCGTTTACTCCCCCGCCATCACTGATTTTAACTTAATGGTGGATCAAAGCAGTTACATGTTTGTCACCGGTCCAGATGTGATTAAAACTGTGACCCATGAAGAAATCAGTAAAGAAGAGCTGGGTGGAGCCAATACCCACAATAAAAAAAGTGGTGTGGCACATTTTTCTTACCCAGATGATCAAAGTTGCTTGGTAGGCATACGTCAGCTTATATCCTACTTGCCCAGCAACAACATGGAAAAAGCACCCCAACACGCCAATAAAGCTCCTAAAAAATCTGAAGCACTGGACACTTTAATCCCACAAGAAGCCAACAAACCCTATGACATGAAAGCTTTGATTAACTTGGTAGTGGATGAAGATTCTTTTTATGAAGTTCATGCCGCTTATGCTCAAAATATTGTGGTGGGTTTTGCTCGCGTAGAAGGAAAAAGTATAGGTATCGTGGCCAACCAACCGCAAGTCTTGGCCGGCTGCTTAGATATTCATTCTTCAAGTAAAGCTGCCCGTTTTATTCGCTTTTGTGACTGTTTCAATATTCCCGTGGTAAGTTTTGTAGATGTCCCCGGCTTTTTGCCGGGCACACAACAAGAATTTGGCGGCATCATTAAACACGGGGCCAAGCTCTTGTATGCTTATGCTGAAGCCACGGTTCCCAAGATCACTTTTATCACTCGTAAAGCCTATGGTGGTGCTTATGATGTTATGTCTTCCAAGCATATTCGTGGTGATTTAAATTATGCCTACCCCAATGCAGAAATCGCTGTGATGGGCGCAGATGGTGCCGTGAATATTATTTTTAGAAATGAACTCAAACAGGCCAAAGATAGCACACAAAAACATAAAGAGTTGGTGGAAGATTATAAAAAAACTTTTGCCAATCCTTACAAAGCTGCTGAACTTGGTTTTATTGATGAAGTCATCTATCCATCACAAACAAGAGCCAAGTTGATTCAAGCCTTAGACTTGTTAAAAAACAAGCGCGATAAAAACCCACCCAAAAAGCATGGGAATATTCCTTTATAG
- a CDS encoding methylmalonyl-CoA mutase family protein, with product MSISSKRSDHSQRDALYTQEHVNIDPGFPGQFPFTRGVQPNMYRGRLWTMRQYAGFGSAEQTNQRFLDLLDAGQTGLSMAFDLPTQMGYDPDDAMSQGEVGRVGVSIASIDDMATVLKNIPLDQVSSSMTINATAPILLCFYIAVAQNNGIDPKLLKGTVQNDILKEYIARGTYIFPPKASMRLCADLIEYCSNHVPLWNPISISGYHIREAGSDAVQELAFTLSNAVAYAQTVVDRNIDFDHFAARLSFFFASHNDLIEEIAKFRAARTLWALITKEVFKAKKTKSMLLRFHAQTGGSTLTAQQVDNNIVRTTLQALAAILGGCQSLHTNSKDEALALPTKESAMLALRTQQLLAYESGVAHTVDPLAGSFAIEHETQRMIEKVQAEMEKIESMGGSQKAIENNYYQKAIAERAYQFQKDLDQGQQKIVGVNCYQSEEAPVSNLLKLDVDLEKNLKQNITQFKNTRDQTKTHEALTQLQAKAKSQDNLLPYILKAVQAKATLGEITQTLKDIFGRYQAQ from the coding sequence ATGAGCATCAGCAGCAAACGATCCGATCATAGTCAAAGAGATGCCCTGTATACCCAAGAGCATGTGAATATTGATCCTGGTTTTCCAGGCCAATTCCCTTTTACCCGTGGTGTGCAACCCAATATGTACCGCGGTAGGCTGTGGACCATGCGCCAATATGCAGGCTTTGGTTCTGCAGAGCAAACCAATCAACGCTTTTTAGATCTACTTGATGCTGGCCAAACCGGTTTATCCATGGCCTTTGATTTGCCCACGCAAATGGGCTATGACCCAGACGATGCCATGAGCCAAGGAGAAGTGGGACGTGTGGGCGTTTCCATAGCAAGCATTGACGATATGGCGACTGTTCTCAAGAACATCCCTTTGGATCAGGTATCTTCTTCCATGACCATCAATGCTACCGCCCCTATTTTGCTTTGCTTTTACATTGCTGTTGCGCAAAACAATGGCATTGACCCCAAACTGCTTAAAGGCACCGTGCAAAATGATATTCTAAAAGAATACATTGCGCGCGGGACTTATATTTTTCCTCCAAAAGCCTCTATGCGTTTGTGTGCAGACCTTATTGAATATTGCTCCAACCATGTGCCTTTATGGAATCCTATTTCCATTTCTGGTTATCACATCCGTGAAGCGGGTTCAGATGCTGTTCAAGAGCTTGCCTTTACTTTATCCAATGCGGTGGCGTATGCTCAAACCGTGGTTGACCGTAACATAGACTTTGATCACTTTGCTGCCCGCTTGTCTTTTTTCTTTGCTTCCCACAATGACCTTATTGAAGAAATCGCCAAGTTCCGGGCTGCCCGAACCTTATGGGCCCTCATCACCAAAGAGGTCTTCAAGGCTAAAAAAACCAAATCCATGCTCTTACGCTTTCATGCGCAAACAGGTGGCAGCACTTTAACCGCACAACAAGTCGATAACAATATTGTCAGAACCACACTACAAGCTCTAGCAGCGATTTTGGGCGGTTGCCAAAGCTTACATACCAATTCCAAAGATGAAGCGCTGGCCCTTCCCACCAAAGAATCTGCCATGCTGGCCTTACGTACGCAGCAACTCTTGGCCTATGAATCTGGAGTTGCCCATACTGTCGATCCTCTTGCTGGAAGTTTTGCTATTGAACATGAAACGCAACGGATGATTGAAAAAGTTCAGGCTGAGATGGAAAAAATTGAGAGCATGGGCGGCAGTCAAAAAGCCATTGAGAATAATTACTATCAAAAAGCCATTGCCGAACGCGCCTATCAATTTCAAAAAGACCTCGACCAAGGACAACAAAAAATTGTGGGTGTTAATTGCTATCAATCTGAAGAAGCGCCGGTCAGTAACTTATTAAAGCTTGATGTTGATCTTGAAAAAAACCTCAAACAAAACATCACGCAATTTAAAAACACTCGAGATCAAACTAAAACTCATGAAGCTTTAACGCAACTTCAAGCCAAAGCCAAAAGCCAGGATAATTTATTGCCTTACATATTAAAGGCTGTGCAAGCAAAAGCAACTTTAGGTGAAATCACTCAAACCCTCAAAGATATTTTTGGCCGTTATCAAGCACAATAG
- the rimI gene encoding ribosomal protein S18-alanine N-acetyltransferase — MKNSVLHVQFKENELDPIKKDILNLLIKSGFLKNNQDQQLIEQEHMHCFSVNQKNKPIAYALLSVLFEEAEILQVYVLDQFRRKGYAQAILIEVINFCQFKEVKKIFLELRQSNKKAYRLYQKQGFADLSCRKNYYSDGEDAIVMQRSLE; from the coding sequence ATGAAAAATTCTGTTCTTCATGTTCAATTTAAAGAAAATGAGCTTGATCCAATCAAAAAAGATATTTTAAATCTGTTGATAAAGAGTGGTTTTTTAAAAAATAATCAGGATCAACAACTTATAGAGCAAGAACATATGCATTGTTTTTCAGTCAATCAAAAAAACAAACCTATAGCATATGCGCTGTTAAGTGTTTTATTTGAAGAAGCAGAAATTTTGCAGGTATATGTTTTAGATCAATTTAGGCGAAAGGGTTATGCACAAGCTATTTTAATAGAGGTCATAAATTTTTGTCAGTTTAAAGAGGTAAAAAAAATTTTTTTAGAACTCAGACAAAGCAATAAAAAGGCGTATAGACTTTATCAAAAACAGGGTTTTGCTGATCTAAGCTGTAGAAAAAACTATTATTCAGATGGTGAAGATGCCATCGTCATGCAGCGCTCCCTAGAATAA